A region of the Mesoterricola sediminis genome:
GGGATGAGGAAGAGGTATTTGGACTGCTAAATGGCCTTGCAGTCGTTGCAGCTGTTACTAGAAGTGTTGAACTTGCGGAAGAAGTTAGCATTTTAAATCGAGTTATTCGGAAACGTGATGGTAAGAGGGACCGTGTCGGTCCGGAACTGAGGATTGGGTTGATTCTGGCTGCCGCTCACTCGGAACGAGAAAATTGGGCAACTTTCGTTGGTGACTGGTTCACCGAGTTGGCCTTTAATGTTAATTCAATTGATGATGCAAAAAGGCTTTTGGAGGATTTGCGCTGTATGTGCGAGCTTGAAGCAAGCTTGTCACCTTATTGCGGAAGGGCCGATGCTGCACTTCTTTCGATGGTAAAATAGATTTTATGGCTATTTCCTATATGATTATAAACCCAATCGGGTGATATATTGTTTTTAGGTATTTTTCGTTGTTATTGAAATTGACGTTATAGGACCGTCCATCTCTGTGTTCCAGGGTGTTGATCAGGCTATTATTTAATTTCTGAGCCAATCCCGAGAAGTCCAGCAATATATTCACCGATTTCCTCAGCCACCTGAGCAAGAATCGGATCCGACCGTCGGAGATAGGTATCTTTGATCTTGCCTCTGGAGTGGCCCAAGAGGGCATCCACGACGGCCTCGTCATGGCCGAGGTCAACGCCAATTGAACCAAAGGTTCTGCGCAGGTCGTGAAGGGAGACCGCGCCCTGGGGATTGCTTTCACCTATCGCGGACGCATCTCTGAGCTTGGTCCAGGAACGCCAAAGGGATCGTTTGAGGACGGTAGGCGGAAGGCTGCCTAGAATTGTGTCAAGCGACATCAGAATCGACCCACCAGGCGACACGAAAACTGACCCACCTGGTAGTTGGAAATTGAAGCCGCCGGGGTGTCCGGAGCGGAGGCCGTAGGCCGTAGCGGAGGACATCCCGGCGGGCGCGACCATCATCCGGCCACTTCCTTGGCTGGCACGACGCCAGCCCGGCGCATTTCCTTGAGGCGGTAGCTCTCGCCCTTGATCGTCACGATGTGGCTGTGGTGCAGGAGCCTGTCCAGGATGGCCGTCGCGACCACCTCGTCCCCCAGCATCTCCCCCCAGGAGCCCACGGGCTGGTTGCTGGTGATCATCAGGCTGCCCTTCTCGTATCGCTTCCTCACCAGATGAAAGAACAGATGCCCTGACCTGCGCTCCATGGGCAGGTAGCCGAGCTCGTCGACGACCAGGACATGGGGGCGGGCGAAAACCCTGAGGGCCTCATCCAGCGCCCCGTGGTCCGAGGCCGCCGCCAACTGGTAGACCAGGTCCGCGGCATGGATGAACCGGGCGCTGTAGCCCTGCTCGATGGCTTTCCGGGCTAGGGCGATGGCCAGATGGGTCTTTCCCACGCCCGGCGGCCCCAGGAGCAGGACATTCGTTGCGTTGGCGACGTAGCGTCCCGTCTCCAGCTCCGCCACAAGGCGCCGGTCCAGGCTGGGCTGCAGGCTGAAGTCGTAGTCCTCCATGCGCCGGTCCAAGGGGAACTTGGCCATCTGGATCCGCATCCGGGCGCGCTTCTGGTCCTTGCTCTCGATTTCCTCCTTGATCACCAGGTCCAGGAAGTCGAGGAAACTCATTTCGTTCTGAGCTCCGCGGTCCAGGAGGGTGTCCAGGCGTTCCCGGGTGCTGACCAGCTTCAGCCGGGTCAGGTGACGCTCCAGGCGTTCGAGGCGGGGATCTACCATGCCTCACCTCCCACGATGGCGGCATAGTGGGAGAGCGGCCGCCGGATCTCGCCGGGTTTGCCCACCCGGGCGATGCCGTTGGTGAAGCTGACGACGTGACCGGGATCCTCGATGACCTGGCGGCGTCCAGGATGGACCGGATGCTCCGCGATCACTTGGTCCTGGCAGAACACCTGGATGGTGTCGGCCTCAATGGTCACCTCCAGGGTGGCCCCGATGAACTGGGGCGGGACGCTGTAGCGGTTGGTATCCACATCGATCCGCCCATCCGCGGCCACCGTCCTGGACAGGTGGCGCACCCGGAGGTAGCTGGGATGGTTTCCCATCGGGCGCAAGGCCGCCTTCTCCGCCGGGAATCGATCTATCGGCCTCTCGCCGGTGGTCCCGTGGATCCGGGTGTCGGCCACGTTGAGCATCCACCAGACCAGGTGCTCGTCCAGGGCCTCATCGGATTCCCAGCCCTCGCGGCCAAGGGCATTCCCTTTGGCATAGCCGACGCTCCGTTCCACCTTGCCTTTCGTTTTCGCCCGGAACGGCTGGCAGGCCCTGGGAACTGTGCCCCAGTGCCGGCAGAAGGCGTCGAATTCCGGGTGGAAGACGGGGATACCAGCCTTGCGCCTGTCCACCAGTGGCTTGGCATTGTCGGTTAGGAGGATCTCCGGGACGCCCTCGAAGTGCTGGAAGGCCCGTTCGATGCCCATGATCCAATCCCGCTGGCGGAGGCTTCCGGAGATCTCGATATAGCACCGCCGGCTGTAGCCGAGGGTCGCCACGAACACATAACGCTTCTGACGGACGCCCCCGATCTGCAACCACTTCTCCCCGAAGTCCACCTGCATCTGCTTGCCAGGCGGGGTCTCGAACCGGACCGTGGCCTGCTCAGCCCTTTCGTAGCTCTGCCGGAAAGGGCGGAGGGCTCTCTCGACGGTCCGCAGGCTCACGGAAACGCCGATGGCCTCCAGTTCCTGGCGGAGGACATCGGCGTTGCGCACCCCGGCGTTGAACTGGTTCTGGATCCAGAAGTAATACCTGTCCAGGAGGCCGGCCCGGGAGCCGTTTCCATAGCTTCTGTCCGGCCCTCCGCGAACCCAGTCCCGAACCGTATTCCGAGAGAGGCCGACCTCCCGGGCGATCTTTCGGATCGACCAGCCCAAGTTCTGCAAAGCAAATATTTGGGCCACTGCACCGTCTCCGAGCATCCTGGCCTCCGGCTTATGGAGACCAGCGTCCCGCGGTTCGAACTCCATGCCCTCCTCCTTTCGGGGGGGTGGGTCAGAATTCGTGTCGCAAGTGGGTCAGTTTCGGATGTCGCCCGATAATTGCCTTGGCCGTTGTGGAGAGATAGACGCGCCGACACCCTTTGAGGCCAGCCATACCTGCAGGGAATCGGAGAAGTCCCTCCTCGGGGAACTGGTGTTCCTTGGTCATGTGCAAGACCACGCCTTCGCGGGCGCCCGTCAGCAAAAGAAAGATGGCGGCCGTCTGGAGTGGTTCCTTCTTCTCCCGAAAGAACTTACCGAGCGTTCGAATCTCCTCTTCTGTCAATCTTCGCTCCCTCGCCATCTCGGTGTGTCGCTCGAACCCCTTCGTATGGTTTCCGGAGACCTCGGGGAAGCGCAGGCCGGCCCAGTTGAACATCTTGGACAGCAGGGATTTCACTCGGTTCATGAGCACCGGCCGATCAGCTAGCGTGTCGAGAAAGGCGATCACCTTGAAGGAGTTCAACTCGGCGATTTTTACGGCGCCTAAAGCGGGGAGGACGTGACGGTCAAGCATCCACCCGTTGTTTCGCTGGGTTGATGGCTTGTTCTTCACGAGGCAGTACTTGCTATAGAAATCCTCCGCCATTGACCTGAAAAGGGGATGCTTCGGTTCCTCGGGCGGGGCAGGGGCCTGAACCAATTTCTCGGCCTCCTTGATCAACTTCTCCGCCTGCCTAGCCTTGCGGGGGGCGACCAGGGCTTCGCCATCCGAAAGCCGACGCCGAAGCCTCTCCACTTCGCTTTTGGCTGCAATGGAGTTGACGCTTGGGTAGCGTCCGATCGTGTAGCACTGCGGCTTCCCGCTGGCATCGCGGTATTTGAATAGCCACGATCGAATGGGTGCCTCCGGTTTCCCGGTCACCTGGATGTAAAGGCTCGGGCAGCCATCAATGGGATATCTCTGGACTTTCTTGTCTGGCACTGGAACCAGGGCGAGGATGTTCTTCTCGTTCGCCCTCATGAAACCGCCTCACAGATCCCTCTTGGATGCACTGGTGGGGCGCACGATTACCACGCGGTTACCTCGAAGAGGTGGTCCAGGTAGACGCAGGAATTTTTAAGTCGTTTAGATGCAATGGGGAATTTTCTGGCTAGAGGGCATTTGCTTGACTCTTAATCAGAGGGTCCAGGGTTCGAGTCCCTGAGGAACCACCAGAAACAAAGGGGTTAGAGATGAAAATCTCTGACCCCTTTCCAATTTGCACCGACCACGCACCGACCTGGGCAGACTTCGCGGGAGTTGGTAACGCGGCTTGGGGAATCCGCGCTCCTTGTGGCCCGTCAGAATGATTCGATTTGACGCCCGGTGATGCCGCTTGCTCAAAGGCGCGTAGGCACTGTGTTTGGGCCGTGTTTGTCGGGGCAAAGGGGCGGCAGAATGAATTCCACGGGTCGTCATCGCCTGCTTGTGCAGGGCATCAGAATGGTCGCGACCGTTGCAGGCATTTAGACGAGGCTGGGGGTCCTGACGGGGGTGGCGGCAGAATGCTTGCGATGGCCGCAGCCATTTTGACGGATCGGCCTAAGGTTGTCTTGCCTGGGTAAGCCGAATGGTGACGGGACGTTCTCACGGTCGCTCTCCACCATAAGAAGAAAGGGCCATCGGCCTGACTCCTGCCAGACCAGGTGGCCTGTCCCCACTGTTTAGGACCGAGATAAATGTTAAGGGGCCAGGGGGAGGCTCCTGGGGGGGGAAAGGCGCGGATCCGGGGGATCGGGCGCTGTTTTTTGCCGATTGAGGCCTGGTTTTGTGTTAGGTTCTTCAACCGTCCTGACTCATCCACGCCCGCCTGGGCCTCCGGGCCCCGACGGCTTCCCTTCGCGGAGGTCGTATGAAGCGTTTGGCGAACTGCTTATTGGTGGCAGGGGTCCTGGGGGTGCCCTTGCCTGCGGAGGAGGCGGCGCCCCTCCCGGTCCGGGTGGCGGGGCAGGGGGTGACAGAAGTGCTGATCACCAACCCCATGGCCGGCCGTGCGAGCTTGGCGGGGGTGACGGTGGCACTGAAGGCGGACCCGCCGCTGCCGGGCCTGGTCCTGGTGCTGGTGGCACAGCAGGAGGGGGAGGCGCGGAAGCTGGGCGCGCTGAAACCTGGGGAGCCGCCGCTGGGCTTGGCGGCGGGGGACCTTTCGGCCTGTCGGAACGCTCCGCTCCTGGCCCTGCGCCTCACCCCGCCGGCGGGCGCGGGCCTGGAGGGCACCCTGGTCCTGACCTTCCACAGCCCGGGGGGCGCCGGGGTCCTACCCTGGTCCTACGCCCGCGCCCTGGTGCTGACCCGGTCCGTCCCGACCCGGCAGGGCTCCCCCTTCTCCCTTGCGGCCACGGGGACCCAGGAGGCCCGGGCGGCGATCCCGGCCCCCTTCGGCGCCCTGCCTGACCTCGTCCGGGTCCGGGCGACCCTGGAAGGGGCCCTGGGCGATGTGCGCGCGGACCTGTGGCAGGTGGACGCTGGGGGCGCCGTTCGCTTGTGCGGGCTGCCTGGGGGCGAAGGCCAGGATCTGCCCGTCACCCCGGCCCTTCGGACCGCGAACCTGGACCTGCGGATGCGGGCTGGGCGGAACGTACCAACGGCGGGGGCGGGTTGGCTCCGCCTCGAGGCAGAGGCGGGGGGATCGACCCAGGTGATCCTGTGCCCCGTCGCGTTCACCGCCCTGCCTGAGCCATCGGGCTCGGAGGCGTTGCAACTCGCCTTTCCCGCCGACGGCAAGGGGCCGGCGACTTGCGTCTTCGAAAACCCGTTCCAGGGCCGGCCCCCCGCCTCCCTCAGCCTTGCCGTCACCGGCAAGCTGGAGGACGTGTCGCTGGAACTGGCCACCGCGGAGGCCGGAAAGGAGGGGGTGAAGCTCGCCGACCTCGTCCCCGGCACCCCGGCGGCCCTCGACCCCGCGCGCCTCACGCCCCGGCTCCAGCTCCGGGCGACCCCGAAAAAGCTCGTCACCCTTCCCCAGGTCCTGGACCTCGCCTTCACTCCGGTCGCCGGTGCCCCGGAGCGGCGCATGGTGGTGTACCCGGGCCAGACGGGGGCAGGGGCCGATCCGGACCCGGCCGCGGGGATCGCGGCGCCCATGGGTCTCCGGTCATCCCTGCTGCGGGGTTCCCTGATGCTGGGCACCGAATACAGCAACATGTACCGGACAGATCCCAAGGACGGGTTCCTGTCCAAGAGCGCCGGCATGCTCGAACTGGACCTGGACCACCGATTCAAGTGGGGCAGGCCCGACTACTGCATGCTCGCCCTCAACGTCGGCCTGGGAGGCGCGTTCGGTCCCGACACCCGGAAGGACGACACGGGCTCGACGGTGGCGGGCATCGCCTCGGCGACGCGCGCCTTCCGGGCCTCTCTGGCGTTCGCTCCCATGTGGCTCAGGGATCGTTCCCGGAATCCGGCCGCGCTGGACGCCGGCGGGATCGCCGCGGGACCGATCGTTGGCGTGACCTGGGCCTCGTACCCCCAGACCACCTCCAGCGAGGGCCAGGAAGACAGGATCCGCAGCATCCCCCGGGCCGGCCTGCGCCTGGAGTGGGCCTACGGGGCCTCCACCCACCTGGATTCCTATGCTGAACTTACCTGCCAGAAGGATTCGCTCTTTGTTCAGCCGTGGCGCTTCTCGGCCCTGGGGCGCCTGACCTACCGGGCTCCGGACAGCAGCTTCTCCTTCTATCTGGAGGGCGAGCTGAACAACGGCTTCGGCGGCGCCCGCCGCGACCCCGGGCACATCACCAAGGATGTGGGCTCCCTCCGGGCGGGGATGGTCCTGAGCCTCACGAGTCTCTTCAAGGCACCCGCAAGCAGCAAGACCCCGGCCTCGGGCCGATAGGAGGACGCATGGACGCCTCGATCGCGGCAGTACCGAAGTCCCGGCCGCATGGGTTCGACATCCCGCCGACGAAGGAGATCCGGATCGCGGTGGTGATGTACGGGGGTGTTTCCCTGGCCATCTACATGAACGGCGTGACCCAGGAACTCCTGTCCCTCGTCCGGGCCACGAGCGGGGATCCGCCCCGGGATGGGAGCACGGAGGCGGTGTACCTCGAACTGGCCCGCCACCTCGGCGGCGGCCACGACGGCCCTGGATGGGCCCGGTTCGTGGTGGACCTCATCTCCGGGACCTCCGCGGGCGGCATCAACGGGGTCTTCCTGGCCAAGGCCCTGGCGAAGGGTGGCGACCTGGCCCCCCTCAAGGACGTATGGATCGAGGAGGGGGACCTGGGCAAGCTGCTCAACGACGGGCTCTCCGCCGACCCGTGCGTGCCCCCCCAGGTCCCGCCCCGCTCCCTCCTGAGCGGGGAGCGGATGTACGTGAAGCTTTTCGAGGCCCTGGCCCGGATGGACGCGGCGGCGGTCCCCGCCAGACCGCTGGTGGAGGACCTGGAACTGGCCGTGACCGCGACCGACCTCCTGGGCCGGGTGGTGCCCCTCTCCCTTTCGGACGGGCTGGTGTGGGAGCGCAAGCACAAGCATGTCTTCAGGTTCCGCTATTCGTCCGAGGACGGCGCGGACGATTTCGGCCAGGCCGACACCCCCTTCCTTGCCTTCGCCGCGCGGTGCACCTCCAGCTTCCCGGTGGCCTTTGAACCCATGCAACTGGCCACCGTCCGGAACCTGGTCGGATTCGGGAAGGTGAGCCCCGGCGCCTACCCCCTCTCCGCTCCCGCGGTCTGGGACCAATCCCTGGCGCGCTGGCAGGTCTTCTTCGGGGAGCCCTGCGGCGGGGTCCGGGACGCGGACCGCTACTACACGGACGGCGGGGTGCTCAACAACCGGCCCTTCTCGCCCATCCTCGAGGCCCTGGACCGGGTGAAGGCCGATGTGCCCCACGAGCGGAAGCTGTTCTACATCGAACCCTCCCCTGAACATCCGGAATGGGACCCCTCCGGGAAGGACGCCGAGGGCAGGCCGAAAAGGCCCGATGCCCTGCAGAACGCCCTCGCGGCCCTGGTGGGATTGCCCAGCAAACAGCCGATCCGCGACAGCCTTCTCCAGCTCAAGGACCGCAACGCCCTGATCCGCCGGATCGGGACGATCGTCACGGACGTGGTGGAAACCCTGCTCGGTTCCTTGGACCTGGGGGAGGACTACGAGGCCCGGGCCTTCGACACCGGGCGGTTCCGTGACGAGGTGGCCACCCATCCCGCGCTCCGGGCCTACCAGGGCCTGAAGACGGCTACGGTGATCGAGGACCTGGCCCGTCGCGTGGCCCGGGTCCTGGGTTACCCGGACCGCTCGGAGGAAGTCCTCTCCCTCCAGGCCCTGGTCCGGGCATGGTTCGAAGTGGAGTATGGCCACGACACCATGGCCTTCCTGATCGAGGTGGACATCAGCTACCGGCTGCGGCGGATCCAGTTCGTGAAGGGCCGGATCCAGGCCCTGCTGCGGAAGGATCCGGAGGCCCTGCGCCTGGCGGCGAAACTCTTCGGCCAGGCCGCCTCCGAGGTGGGCACCCCCGCCTTCCGGAGCGAGGCCATGGACCTCTGGCACCACCTCAATCATGAGTATC
Encoded here:
- the istB gene encoding IS21-like element helper ATPase IstB, with product MVDPRLERLERHLTRLKLVSTRERLDTLLDRGAQNEMSFLDFLDLVIKEEIESKDQKRARMRIQMAKFPLDRRMEDYDFSLQPSLDRRLVAELETGRYVANATNVLLLGPPGVGKTHLAIALARKAIEQGYSARFIHAADLVYQLAAASDHGALDEALRVFARPHVLVVDELGYLPMERRSGHLFFHLVRKRYEKGSLMITSNQPVGSWGEMLGDEVVATAILDRLLHHSHIVTIKGESYRLKEMRRAGVVPAKEVAG
- the istA gene encoding IS21 family transposase, whose amino-acid sequence is MEFEPRDAGLHKPEARMLGDGAVAQIFALQNLGWSIRKIAREVGLSRNTVRDWVRGGPDRSYGNGSRAGLLDRYYFWIQNQFNAGVRNADVLRQELEAIGVSVSLRTVERALRPFRQSYERAEQATVRFETPPGKQMQVDFGEKWLQIGGVRQKRYVFVATLGYSRRCYIEISGSLRQRDWIMGIERAFQHFEGVPEILLTDNAKPLVDRRKAGIPVFHPEFDAFCRHWGTVPRACQPFRAKTKGKVERSVGYAKGNALGREGWESDEALDEHLVWWMLNVADTRIHGTTGERPIDRFPAEKAALRPMGNHPSYLRVRHLSRTVAADGRIDVDTNRYSVPPQFIGATLEVTIEADTIQVFCQDQVIAEHPVHPGRRQVIEDPGHVVSFTNGIARVGKPGEIRRPLSHYAAIVGGEAW
- a CDS encoding tyrosine-type recombinase/integrase, whose protein sequence is MRANEKNILALVPVPDKKVQRYPIDGCPSLYIQVTGKPEAPIRSWLFKYRDASGKPQCYTIGRYPSVNSIAAKSEVERLRRRLSDGEALVAPRKARQAEKLIKEAEKLVQAPAPPEEPKHPLFRSMAEDFYSKYCLVKNKPSTQRNNGWMLDRHVLPALGAVKIAELNSFKVIAFLDTLADRPVLMNRVKSLLSKMFNWAGLRFPEVSGNHTKGFERHTEMARERRLTEEEIRTLGKFFREKKEPLQTAAIFLLLTGAREGVVLHMTKEHQFPEEGLLRFPAGMAGLKGCRRVYLSTTAKAIIGRHPKLTHLRHEF
- a CDS encoding patatin-like protein — protein: MDASIAAVPKSRPHGFDIPPTKEIRIAVVMYGGVSLAIYMNGVTQELLSLVRATSGDPPRDGSTEAVYLELARHLGGGHDGPGWARFVVDLISGTSAGGINGVFLAKALAKGGDLAPLKDVWIEEGDLGKLLNDGLSADPCVPPQVPPRSLLSGERMYVKLFEALARMDAAAVPARPLVEDLELAVTATDLLGRVVPLSLSDGLVWERKHKHVFRFRYSSEDGADDFGQADTPFLAFAARCTSSFPVAFEPMQLATVRNLVGFGKVSPGAYPLSAPAVWDQSLARWQVFFGEPCGGVRDADRYYTDGGVLNNRPFSPILEALDRVKADVPHERKLFYIEPSPEHPEWDPSGKDAEGRPKRPDALQNALAALVGLPSKQPIRDSLLQLKDRNALIRRIGTIVTDVVETLLGSLDLGEDYEARAFDTGRFRDEVATHPALRAYQGLKTATVIEDLARRVARVLGYPDRSEEVLSLQALVRAWFEVEYGHDTMAFLIEVDISYRLRRIQFVKGRIQALLRKDPEALRLAAKLFGQAASEVGTPAFRSEAMDLWHHLNHEYLVLLQCSRKAQSDAAGGIHVAIRDLKLAPDDLYYILTGKWGVLAGSAVPADLEQISHREERARELLRKEAIRLGLDGVRDAIVNHYRPALEVSRQHIRKELADRTGGSPRAMVRRAAFLFFDNFDYFDAAILPITTGTDAGELVPVEVARISPEDAVAIRNEVQDRRPKLAGTALAHFGAFLERSWRRNDLLWGRLDGAERLIRTLAAGHIGSPALVDRLIDKAHQRIIAEELSAQAQADAAGLVLGSLLEDLAPSGRQSGPAAREQRELVKRLTGLPVGSPDPNPGLMAFLLGALNPAGLRRALQEYAPSREPNRKNALAYLSRSVRILGRILEDIGQANKLHGQLGAHLAQAGSFLWGLVQVSIPGSMAEAVFRHFTAMACLFGALMVATGLAFSLPVTQAGYAILVLAVALHVLTRAVRYRLLGRPWARVLAALGGILVLLGLGWYLLPQVQAKVHGLVR